The proteins below are encoded in one region of Fimbriimonadaceae bacterium:
- a CDS encoding NYN domain-containing protein, whose protein sequence is MLSHTTPKYAAVFVDFENLYYGLYNSLPDEIDSGDQVVQVVRDLRGLLLEKYGEQCIISHAYADFERIESDVQGPLYLSGVETHNVLGTEHKNAADMRLCIDALETMYTRPDIQTFVFLAGDRDYIPVIQHLKKHARTVRALAFLDNMSGDLLQNVGEEYFIDAKTLLLPEVAAKLGTKPKREPKPISQEAVKWMVAERAKTDYGTKFRTPKSLIEEDDVIAVKILLAEFGHHREVFVTPFLHRLRNDLPHLAEHERKKLITRLEDSGIVAISKREGVDRFTGEPNVYSVIIINWNHPDVQDLNPG, encoded by the coding sequence TTGCTTAGTCACACAACTCCCAAATACGCGGCGGTCTTCGTCGATTTCGAAAACTTATACTACGGGCTCTATAACAGTCTTCCCGACGAGATTGATAGTGGCGACCAAGTCGTCCAAGTCGTTCGAGACTTGCGCGGATTGCTGTTGGAAAAGTATGGCGAACAATGCATCATTTCGCACGCTTACGCCGACTTTGAGCGCATAGAGTCGGATGTCCAGGGCCCCCTTTACCTGAGCGGGGTCGAGACGCACAACGTCTTGGGGACTGAGCACAAGAACGCGGCGGACATGCGGCTTTGCATCGATGCCCTGGAAACCATGTACACGCGCCCGGACATACAAACCTTTGTGTTCCTGGCGGGCGACCGTGACTACATCCCTGTCATCCAACACCTTAAGAAGCACGCCAGGACGGTGCGCGCCCTTGCGTTCTTGGACAACATGTCCGGCGACCTCCTGCAGAACGTTGGCGAAGAATATTTCATCGACGCAAAGACGCTTTTGCTGCCAGAAGTAGCCGCTAAGCTCGGGACAAAGCCGAAGCGAGAGCCTAAGCCGATTAGCCAAGAAGCCGTGAAATGGATGGTCGCAGAAAGGGCGAAGACTGACTATGGGACCAAGTTTAGGACGCCGAAGTCACTCATCGAAGAAGACGACGTCATTGCGGTAAAGATCCTTCTTGCGGAGTTCGGCCACCACCGCGAAGTCTTCGTCACGCCTTTCCTTCATCGACTGCGAAACGACCTGCCGCACCTCGCCGAACACGAGCGCAAGAAGCTCATTACCCGCCTCGAAGACAGCGGCATAGTGGCGATCTCAAAAAGAGAAGGCGTCGACCGGTTCACTGGCGAGCCCAACGTCTACTCGGTGATCATCATCAACTGGAACCACCCGGACGTTCAAGACCTGAACCCGGGGTAG
- a CDS encoding YajQ family cyclic di-GMP-binding protein, which translates to MATQEFSFDIVSKVDLNEVKNAVNQAQKELENRYDFRGSAAKIDYDEEKIGLVADDEFKLDQLKEIVFSKLLKRGVDARSIEYGKIEPAAGVTVKQDVTFKQGIPQDQAKALSKQIKDKGLKVNAQIQGDQLRVTGKSKDDLQKAIQFVKGLDLPFPVDFINYR; encoded by the coding sequence ATGGCAACCCAAGAGTTCAGCTTCGACATCGTTTCGAAGGTCGACCTGAACGAAGTGAAGAACGCGGTCAACCAGGCGCAGAAGGAACTGGAGAACCGGTACGACTTTCGCGGCAGCGCCGCCAAAATCGACTACGACGAAGAAAAGATAGGACTTGTCGCGGACGACGAGTTCAAGCTGGACCAGCTTAAAGAGATCGTCTTCAGCAAGCTGCTCAAGCGCGGAGTCGATGCCCGGAGCATCGAGTACGGCAAGATCGAACCGGCAGCCGGGGTCACCGTGAAGCAGGACGTGACCTTCAAGCAAGGCATCCCTCAGGACCAGGCGAAGGCGCTCTCCAAGCAGATAAAGGACAAAGGGCTGAAGGTGAACGCCCAGATCCAGGGCGACCAGTTGCGCGTCACGGGAAAATCGAAGGACGACCTGCAGAAGGCGATCCAGTTCGTGAAAGGGCTCGACCTTCCCTTCCCGGTCGATTTCATCAATTACCGCTAG
- a CDS encoding DUF2807 domain-containing protein — translation MKPARLVALVAMVSIVGTMLALPFACVGMTLGTKPVLAGEEARRVVHMELAFPEEGGIIVGGPINLEWSPGAETKIEFRGDKAIVKYCRAEVVEDSIKIWLEDAGPSFGDVTALVSSPQPRSVSSSGSGDVTLSGLSGGRLKFSIAGSGDGTLEGALDALDVSIAGSGSLDAEGLSKLGETDVSIAGSGDVDLPQLSTLKVSIAGSGSVTYDGEPKVSSTILGSGAVRRR, via the coding sequence ATGAAGCCGGCACGTCTCGTTGCCCTCGTCGCTATGGTCTCCATCGTGGGCACCATGCTGGCCCTTCCCTTCGCCTGCGTGGGGATGACATTGGGCACAAAACCCGTTTTGGCCGGCGAAGAGGCCCGGAGGGTCGTGCATATGGAGCTTGCCTTCCCGGAGGAGGGCGGCATCATCGTTGGCGGCCCGATCAACCTTGAGTGGTCGCCGGGCGCGGAGACCAAGATCGAGTTTCGCGGGGACAAGGCGATCGTCAAGTACTGCCGGGCCGAGGTTGTCGAAGACTCGATCAAGATTTGGCTTGAGGACGCCGGCCCCAGTTTCGGCGACGTGACGGCCCTTGTCTCCTCGCCGCAACCCCGGTCCGTCTCCTCGTCAGGGTCGGGCGACGTCACGCTTTCGGGCCTTTCGGGCGGGCGGCTCAAGTTCTCCATCGCAGGATCTGGCGATGGCACGCTAGAAGGGGCCCTCGACGCCTTGGATGTCTCGATCGCCGGCTCCGGCAGCCTGGACGCGGAGGGCTTGAGCAAGCTGGGGGAGACGGACGTCAGCATCGCGGGCTCGGGCGACGTGGACCTGCCACAACTTTCGACGCTCAAGGTCTCGATCGCGGGCTCCGGTTCGGTCACCTATGACGGCGAGCCGAAGGTGAGCAGCACCATCTTAGGCTCGGGCGCGGTGCGCCGCCGCTAG
- a CDS encoding non-canonical purine NTP pyrophosphatase, whose product MAAILAKELPEIEWLSLADFPGAPEPEETGDTYRENALIKARSGAASTGEWALADDAGLEIDALPGDLGVQSKRFAGAETTFPEKIALVLEKLRGVPTEKRTARFQCFSALAPPPGVGLEGDWPRVLSASCEGRIAEEPKGEGGFGYDPVFYLPELGRTMAQLTAEEKSRVSHRGKVLRAFAEFVRRI is encoded by the coding sequence ATGGCCGCGATCTTGGCCAAGGAGCTACCCGAGATCGAGTGGCTCTCCCTGGCCGACTTTCCCGGCGCCCCGGAGCCCGAGGAGACGGGCGATACCTACCGCGAGAACGCCTTGATCAAGGCGCGCTCGGGCGCGGCCTCCACGGGGGAATGGGCCTTGGCCGATGACGCCGGGCTGGAGATCGACGCCCTGCCCGGGGACCTCGGCGTGCAGAGCAAGCGCTTTGCCGGAGCGGAGACCACCTTCCCTGAGAAGATCGCCCTCGTTCTGGAAAAGCTTAGGGGGGTGCCGACGGAGAAGCGCACGGCCCGCTTCCAGTGCTTCAGCGCCTTGGCCCCTCCGCCCGGTGTCGGGTTGGAAGGGGATTGGCCCCGCGTGCTCTCGGCCTCGTGCGAGGGCCGGATCGCGGAGGAGCCGAAAGGCGAAGGGGGCTTCGGCTATGACCCTGTCTTCTACTTGCCGGAGCTTGGTCGGACCATGGCCCAGCTCACGGCCGAGGAGAAGAGCCGGGTGAGCCACCGCGGCAAGGTCTTGCGCGCGTTCGCCGAGTTCGTCCGCAGAATCTAG